From Polaribacter butkevichii, a single genomic window includes:
- a CDS encoding sodium:solute symporter family transporter: MEITSKLHYIDWIILSVTLIFIVAYGTYVTRKNANVTDYIKGGSDSKWWTIGLSVMATQASAITFLSTPGQAFHSGMGFVQFYFGLPIAMIIICVVFIPIYHKLKVYTAYEFLEGRFDLKTRSLAAILFLVQRGLAAGITIFAPAIILSAVLDWDLLTLNILIGFLVIIYTVSGGTKAVNVTQKQQMIIIFIGMLIAFFMIMSQLPENITFTKALEIAGASNKMQVLDFSFDLSNRYTVWTGVLGGTFLMLSYFGTDQSQVQRYLSGKSVRESQLGLIFNGLLKVPMQFFILLIGVMVFVFYQFNASPLNFNPTANDAVQNSEYLAEYQELEKEHTIIENDKRLLFSDGFQVEEKERIQELNTRDLELKESAKAIIKKVDEKSIKKIESNDKDYVFIHFILNNLPRGLIGLLLAVILSAAMSSTASELNALASTTAIDLYKRNVKEEKSEEHYVKASKWFTLAWGIIAISVACIANLFDNLIQLVNIIGSIFYGNVLGIFLLAFFVRFVTGNAVFVAALITQALIIVVFLLDWLPYLWLNLLGCALVMGIAIIIQTFMPSKDNYTDDFKTVEI; this comes from the coding sequence ATGGAGATAACAAGTAAATTACATTATATAGATTGGATTATTTTGTCTGTTACCTTAATTTTTATTGTGGCATACGGAACCTACGTTACCCGAAAAAATGCCAACGTAACAGATTATATTAAGGGTGGAAGTGACTCGAAATGGTGGACGATTGGTTTGTCTGTAATGGCAACTCAGGCCAGTGCAATTACCTTTTTATCAACTCCAGGACAAGCGTTTCATAGCGGAATGGGGTTTGTGCAATTTTACTTCGGTTTGCCAATTGCAATGATTATTATTTGTGTGGTTTTTATACCGATTTATCATAAGTTAAAAGTCTACACTGCCTATGAATTTTTAGAAGGAAGGTTCGATTTAAAAACAAGAAGTTTAGCGGCAATTTTGTTTTTAGTTCAACGTGGATTGGCAGCAGGAATTACCATTTTTGCACCGGCAATTATTTTAAGTGCGGTGTTAGATTGGGATTTGCTAACCTTAAATATTTTGATTGGGTTTTTAGTGATTATTTACACCGTTTCTGGAGGTACAAAGGCGGTAAATGTAACGCAGAAACAACAAATGATTATCATTTTTATAGGAATGCTAATTGCATTTTTTATGATTATGAGTCAGCTACCAGAGAATATTACTTTTACAAAAGCTTTAGAAATTGCAGGGGCTAGTAATAAAATGCAAGTGCTAGATTTTTCTTTTGATTTAAGCAATAGATATACCGTTTGGACTGGTGTTTTAGGAGGAACCTTTTTAATGTTATCGTATTTTGGTACAGATCAAAGTCAGGTGCAACGTTATTTGTCTGGAAAATCGGTTAGAGAAAGTCAGTTAGGTTTAATTTTTAATGGATTGTTAAAAGTACCTATGCAGTTTTTTATCTTGTTAATTGGGGTAATGGTTTTTGTTTTTTATCAGTTTAATGCCTCTCCTTTAAACTTTAATCCTACTGCAAATGATGCGGTTCAGAATTCTGAGTATTTAGCAGAATATCAAGAGTTAGAAAAAGAGCACACGATTATAGAGAACGATAAAAGATTGTTGTTTTCTGATGGGTTTCAGGTGGAAGAAAAAGAAAGAATTCAAGAATTAAATACAAGAGATTTAGAGCTGAAAGAATCGGCAAAAGCAATTATAAAAAAGGTGGATGAGAAGTCGATAAAAAAGATAGAATCGAATGACAAAGATTATGTGTTTATTCATTTTATTTTAAACAATTTACCAAGAGGATTAATCGGACTTTTATTGGCCGTAATTTTATCTGCAGCAATGTCTTCTACCGCATCAGAATTAAATGCCTTGGCAAGTACAACAGCCATAGATTTGTACAAGCGAAATGTAAAAGAAGAAAAGAGCGAAGAGCATTATGTAAAAGCTTCTAAATGGTTTACCTTGGCTTGGGGAATCATAGCTATTTCTGTGGCTTGTATTGCTAATTTATTTGATAATTTAATTCAGCTTGTAAATATTATTGGTTCTATTTTCTATGGAAATGTTTTAGGGATTTTCTTGTTAGCGTTTTTTGTTCGATTTGTTACAGGAAATGCAGTTTTTGTGGCAGCATTAATAACACAAGCTTTAATTATTGTTGTATTTTTACTTGATTGGTTGCCGTATTTATGGCTCAATTTATTAGGCTGTGCGTTAGTAATGGGAATTGCAATTATTATTCAAACATTTATGCCTTCTAAAGACAATTATACAGATGATTTTAAAACAGTAGAAATTTAA
- the dnaN gene encoding DNA polymerase III subunit beta, with translation MKFIVSSSQLLKQLQVLGGVINSNNTLPILDNFLFELSENQLKVSASDLETTMSSVIDVESDSSGSIAVSARLLLDTLKTFPDQPLTFKTEGDNAIEISSDQGKYDMAYFGGDEFPKAVSLPSPSKTVVPANILGTAISKTIFAAGNDDLRPVMSGVFFQFSSQSLTFVATDAHKLVKYTRTDVTADQTAEFIMPKKPLNLLKGILGGSETDVTIEYNDANAKFTFDNVVLVCRLIDGKYPNYEAVIPKENPNKLTVDRASFLNSVRRVSIFSSKTTHQIRLKMAGTELNISAEDLDFSNKADERLSCDYQGDDMQIGFNSRFLSEMLNNLSSNEVLIEMSLPNRAGILTPIDGTDEGEQVTMLVMPVMLNS, from the coding sequence ATGAAATTTATTGTATCGAGTTCGCAATTATTAAAACAATTACAAGTTTTAGGCGGCGTTATAAATAGCAACAATACCCTACCAATTTTAGATAACTTCTTATTTGAGTTATCTGAAAATCAATTAAAAGTTTCTGCATCAGATTTAGAAACAACCATGAGTTCTGTAATAGATGTAGAAAGCGATAGTTCTGGTTCTATAGCTGTTTCTGCACGTTTATTATTAGATACCTTAAAAACGTTTCCAGACCAACCTTTAACGTTTAAAACGGAAGGTGACAACGCTATTGAAATTAGTTCTGACCAAGGTAAATATGACATGGCTTATTTTGGTGGAGATGAATTCCCAAAAGCGGTTTCTTTACCATCACCAAGTAAAACAGTAGTACCTGCAAATATTTTAGGAACAGCAATTTCTAAAACAATATTTGCTGCCGGAAACGACGATTTACGTCCAGTAATGAGTGGAGTGTTTTTTCAATTTAGCTCACAAAGTTTAACTTTTGTTGCTACGGATGCCCATAAATTGGTAAAATATACAAGAACAGATGTTACTGCAGATCAAACGGCAGAATTTATTATGCCAAAGAAACCTTTAAATTTATTAAAAGGAATTTTAGGTGGTTCTGAAACAGATGTTACTATTGAATATAATGACGCAAATGCAAAATTTACGTTTGATAACGTAGTTTTAGTATGTCGTTTAATTGATGGGAAATATCCTAATTACGAAGCAGTAATACCAAAAGAAAATCCAAATAAATTAACGGTTGATAGAGCTTCTTTCTTAAACTCTGTAAGACGTGTTTCTATTTTCTCTAGTAAAACAACACATCAGATTCGTTTAAAAATGGCGGGTACTGAATTAAATATTTCTGCTGAAGATTTAGATTTTTCTAACAAAGCAGACGAACGTTTAAGTTGTGATTACCAAGGAGACGATATGCAAATTGGTTTTAACTCTCGTTTTTTAAGCGAAATGTTAAACAACTTAAGTTCTAACGAAGTTTTAATTGAAATGTCTTTACCAAACAGAGCAGGTATTTTAACACCTATTGATGGAACTGACGAAGGTGAACAAGTTACAATGTTGGTAATGCCGGTAATGTTAAATAGTTAA
- a CDS encoding NUDIX hydrolase codes for MDELIDILTPDGKPTGKTALKSEAHKNGWFHATVHVWLFTSDEKILLQKRALTKKVFPGMWDISVAGHVGAGEEILTSAKREVLEEIGLQLTEKDLIKIGTRIHQVTHANGIQDNEHHHVFIAELKVPLSTLTIQKEEVDAIQLFNLSTLKNTENLDNILLSRFHDYYCSVYNKIIKNIQNSHQNEKK; via the coding sequence ATGGATGAACTCATCGACATTTTAACTCCTGATGGAAAACCAACAGGAAAAACAGCTTTAAAATCTGAAGCGCATAAAAATGGTTGGTTTCATGCCACTGTACATGTGTGGTTATTTACTTCGGATGAAAAAATATTGCTGCAAAAAAGAGCTTTAACAAAGAAAGTATTTCCTGGCATGTGGGATATTTCTGTAGCAGGACATGTTGGTGCAGGAGAAGAAATTTTAACATCAGCAAAAAGAGAAGTCTTAGAAGAAATCGGTTTGCAATTAACAGAAAAAGACCTCATCAAAATTGGCACAAGAATTCATCAAGTTACTCATGCAAACGGAATTCAAGACAACGAACATCATCATGTTTTTATAGCAGAATTAAAAGTTCCTTTATCAACTTTAACCATTCAAAAAGAAGAAGTTGATGCGATTCAATTATTTAATTTATCAACTTTAAAAAATACAGAAAACCTAGATAATATTTTACTTTCTAGGTTTCATGACTATTATTGTTCGGTTTATAATAAAATCATAAAAAACATTCAAAATTCACATCAAAATGAAAAAAAATAA
- a CDS encoding PIG-L family deacetylase produces MKKILLSIVSVLLISISVFAQQPQKLTSNQIYEKIQKLNFLGTALYIAAHPDDENTRLIAYLANNVKARTGYLSLTRGDGGQNLIGPEIRELLGVIRTQELLAARSIDGGEQLFTRANDFGYSKHPDETLEIWNKEAVLSDVVWAIRTFKPDVIINRFDHRTPGTTHGHHTSSAMLSVAAFDIVADSTKYPSQLKYTETWSPKRLFQNTSSWFYRGREAEFKEKTKNFTKLDVGVYYPLKGVSNNELASIASSQHLCQGFGRLTTRGSENEYLEFLKGEALKDENDIFSGINTTWNRLENGGEIGEILYDVENNFDFVNPSKHLPKLMNAYTLIEKLEDTHWRIIKEKQIKEIIEACVGLYIEASAVSSSAIPNSKIDVNFEVVNRSSFPMILTSITPTLDKKIIYKGFDLEQNKKINFKENLLIKTDDFTDPYWLKKEPSLGMYKVDNQELIGKPETPRVVKIDFNLVINYLPITITKNVVMRYAERDKGEIYEPFEVLPKVTTKLKNKVLIFSDSIAKKVSVEVRAGASYVNGKVSLKVPENWSVTPNEVSFDIAQKKDKQTVSFMVSPPKEQSEGKLEVQATIEGKTYTKELVEINYSHIPKQSVLLNSEAKVVRLNIKKEGNKIGYIKGAGDVVPESLRQIGYTVEDINPLEINGTNLLKYDAIVVGIRAYNVVDELKFKQKFLLEYVEKGGNMIVQYNTNRGVDVAAPFALELSRDRVTDEFAEVTVLDAENSLLNFPNKITSEDFKGWVQERGLYFPSSWDTAYTPVLSMHDKGETAKKGSLLIAKYGKGNYMYTGLSFFRELPAGVSGAYKLFANMLSVKKNETVAKEAAKK; encoded by the coding sequence ATGAAGAAAATTTTACTTTCAATAGTATCGGTTTTATTGATTTCAATATCCGTATTTGCACAACAACCTCAAAAATTAACCTCGAATCAGATTTATGAGAAAATTCAAAAACTGAATTTCCTTGGTACTGCTCTGTACATTGCTGCACATCCAGATGATGAAAACACACGATTAATTGCTTATTTAGCAAATAATGTAAAAGCAAGAACGGGTTATTTATCTTTAACAAGAGGAGATGGTGGTCAGAATTTAATAGGACCAGAAATTAGAGAATTATTAGGAGTTATTAGAACGCAAGAATTATTGGCAGCAAGAAGTATTGATGGTGGAGAACAATTATTTACAAGGGCGAATGATTTTGGGTATTCTAAACATCCGGATGAAACCTTAGAAATATGGAATAAAGAAGCCGTTTTAAGTGATGTTGTTTGGGCAATTAGAACTTTTAAACCAGACGTTATTATTAACAGATTCGATCATAGAACTCCAGGCACAACACATGGGCATCACACAAGTTCTGCAATGTTAAGTGTAGCCGCTTTTGATATTGTTGCAGATTCTACAAAGTATCCATCTCAATTAAAATATACAGAAACTTGGTCTCCTAAAAGATTGTTTCAGAATACCTCTTCTTGGTTTTATAGAGGAAGAGAAGCGGAATTTAAAGAAAAAACCAAAAATTTTACAAAATTAGATGTAGGGGTTTATTATCCTTTAAAAGGTGTTTCTAATAACGAGTTGGCATCTATAGCAAGTAGCCAACATTTATGTCAGGGTTTTGGTAGGTTAACAACTAGAGGAAGCGAAAATGAATATCTAGAGTTTTTAAAAGGAGAAGCCTTAAAAGATGAAAATGATATTTTTTCAGGAATAAATACCACTTGGAACCGTCTTGAAAATGGAGGTGAAATTGGTGAGATTTTATATGATGTAGAAAATAATTTCGATTTTGTTAATCCATCTAAACATTTACCAAAATTGATGAATGCATATACTTTAATTGAAAAGCTAGAAGATACTCATTGGAGAATAATTAAAGAAAAACAAATTAAAGAAATTATTGAGGCTTGTGTAGGCTTATATATAGAGGCTTCTGCAGTAAGTTCTTCTGCAATACCAAATTCTAAAATAGATGTAAATTTTGAAGTAGTAAACAGAAGTTCTTTTCCGATGATATTGACTTCAATTACACCTACACTGGATAAAAAAATCATTTACAAAGGGTTTGATTTAGAGCAGAATAAAAAAATAAATTTTAAAGAAAATCTTTTAATAAAAACAGATGACTTTACAGATCCTTATTGGTTAAAAAAAGAACCCTCTTTAGGGATGTATAAAGTAGACAATCAAGAATTGATTGGAAAACCAGAAACACCGAGAGTTGTAAAAATTGATTTTAATTTGGTGATTAATTATTTACCAATAACAATTACTAAAAATGTTGTTATGAGGTATGCGGAAAGAGATAAAGGAGAAATTTATGAGCCTTTTGAGGTGTTGCCAAAAGTAACAACTAAACTTAAAAATAAAGTACTTATTTTTTCTGACAGTATTGCTAAAAAAGTTAGTGTAGAGGTTAGGGCAGGAGCGAGTTATGTAAACGGAAAAGTGAGTTTAAAGGTTCCTGAAAATTGGAGCGTTACTCCTAATGAAGTTTCTTTTGATATTGCACAGAAAAAAGATAAACAAACCGTTTCTTTTATGGTATCTCCACCAAAAGAACAATCTGAAGGAAAGTTAGAAGTGCAAGCAACGATAGAAGGCAAAACGTATACAAAAGAATTGGTAGAAATTAACTACAGTCACATTCCTAAGCAATCTGTTTTATTAAATTCTGAAGCAAAAGTTGTTCGTTTAAATATTAAAAAGGAAGGGAATAAAATTGGGTATATTAAAGGTGCAGGAGATGTGGTTCCAGAAAGTTTGCGTCAGATTGGGTATACTGTAGAGGATATCAATCCGTTAGAAATTAATGGTACTAATTTATTAAAGTACGATGCAATTGTTGTGGGGATTAGAGCTTATAATGTTGTTGATGAATTAAAATTTAAGCAAAAATTCTTATTAGAATATGTAGAAAAAGGAGGGAATATGATTGTACAATACAACACGAATAGAGGTGTAGATGTTGCAGCTCCTTTTGCTTTAGAGTTGTCTAGAGATCGTGTTACGGATGAGTTTGCTGAGGTTACTGTTTTAGATGCAGAAAATTCACTTTTAAACTTTCCTAATAAAATTACATCCGAAGATTTTAAAGGTTGGGTACAAGAACGTGGTTTGTATTTTCCTAGTTCTTGGGATACTGCTTATACGCCAGTTTTATCGATGCACGACAAAGGCGAAACCGCTAAAAAGGGAAGTTTGTTAATTGCAAAATATGGTAAGGGAAATTATATGTACACTGGTTTAAGTTTCTTTAGAGAATTACCAGCAGGAGTTTCTGGTGCTTATAAATTATTTGCAAATATGTTGTCTGTAAAGAAAAATGAAACAGTAGCAAAAGAGGCCGCTAAAAAGTAG
- a CDS encoding M42 family metallopeptidase yields the protein MSKKSILNKDSLTFLEKYLNNAAPTGYEWEGQKIWMDYLKPYVDEFITDTYGSAVGVINPDAKYKVVIEGHADEISWYVNYISDNGLIYVIRNGGSDHQIAPSKIVNIHTKNGIVKGVFGWPAIHTRDKANEQAPKPDNIFIDTGCATKEEVEKLGVHVGCVITYPDEFHILNGDKFVCRALDNRMGGFMIAEVARLLKENKKELPFGLYITNSVQEEIGLRGAEMITQTIKPNVAIVTDVTHDTTTPMIDKKTAGHLELGKGPVVAYAPAVQQKLRDLITETAEAKKIPFQRSALSRATGTDTDAFAYSNGGVASALISLPLRYMHTTVEMVHREDVENVIKMIYETLLNIKDGETFSYFE from the coding sequence ATGTCAAAAAAATCAATATTAAATAAAGATTCTCTTACATTTTTAGAAAAATACCTTAACAATGCGGCACCTACGGGTTACGAATGGGAAGGCCAAAAAATTTGGATGGACTATTTAAAACCTTATGTAGATGAATTTATTACCGATACTTACGGTTCTGCTGTAGGCGTAATAAACCCAGATGCAAAATATAAAGTTGTTATTGAAGGACATGCGGATGAAATTTCTTGGTATGTAAATTATATTTCTGATAACGGATTAATTTACGTGATTAGAAATGGTGGTTCAGATCATCAAATTGCACCTAGTAAAATTGTAAATATTCATACTAAAAACGGAATTGTAAAAGGTGTTTTTGGATGGCCAGCAATACACACTAGAGATAAAGCTAATGAACAAGCACCTAAACCAGATAATATTTTTATTGATACAGGTTGTGCTACAAAAGAAGAAGTAGAAAAATTAGGAGTTCATGTTGGTTGTGTAATTACCTACCCAGATGAATTTCATATCTTAAACGGAGACAAATTTGTTTGTAGAGCTTTAGACAACAGAATGGGTGGTTTTATGATTGCCGAAGTTGCTCGTTTATTAAAAGAAAACAAAAAAGAATTGCCTTTCGGATTGTACATTACAAATTCTGTACAAGAGGAAATTGGTTTGCGTGGTGCAGAAATGATAACTCAAACTATTAAACCAAATGTTGCCATTGTTACAGATGTAACACATGATACCACTACCCCAATGATAGACAAAAAAACAGCTGGTCATTTAGAATTAGGTAAAGGACCTGTAGTGGCTTACGCACCTGCTGTACAACAAAAATTACGCGATTTAATTACAGAAACTGCCGAAGCTAAAAAGATTCCTTTTCAGCGTTCAGCACTTTCTAGAGCAACTGGTACAGATACAGATGCTTTTGCATATAGTAACGGTGGCGTAGCTTCTGCTTTAATTTCTTTACCATTACGTTACATGCACACCACTGTAGAAATGGTGCATAGAGAAGATGTAGAAAATGTGATTAAAATGATTTACGAAACGTTATTAAACATCAAAGACGGAGAAACTTTTTCTTACTTTGAATAA
- a CDS encoding ABC transporter ATP-binding protein: MKLVIENLTKTYKNGVKAIDNLSIEIGTGMFGLLGPNGAGKSSLMRTIATLQSPDSGSITFGDIKVLEDNMSLRKVLGYLPQSFGVYPKMSAEDLLDYFATLKGIANKAERKAIVKEVLEITNLYDVRRKYVAGYSGGMKQRFGIAQLLLNNPKLIIVDEPTAGLDPAERHRFLNVLREVGTNTTVIFSTHIVEDVKELCNEMAILNGGRILKHTTPQEATKEIENTIWTKIIEREALEENEKNFNILSSNYNQDNTLNIRVHATEKPSDDFVAATPQLDDVYFIALKQDEPQLV; encoded by the coding sequence ATGAAGTTAGTAATTGAAAATTTAACCAAGACTTATAAAAACGGAGTAAAAGCTATTGATAATTTAAGTATCGAGATTGGTACAGGAATGTTTGGTTTATTAGGTCCAAATGGAGCAGGGAAATCATCATTAATGAGAACCATTGCAACATTACAAAGTCCAGATTCTGGTTCAATTACTTTTGGTGATATTAAGGTTTTAGAAGACAATATGTCTTTGCGCAAAGTATTAGGTTATTTACCACAATCTTTTGGTGTGTACCCTAAAATGTCTGCAGAAGATTTGTTAGATTATTTTGCAACTTTAAAAGGGATCGCTAATAAAGCAGAAAGAAAAGCAATTGTAAAAGAGGTTTTAGAGATTACCAATTTGTATGATGTAAGGCGTAAATACGTTGCAGGTTATTCTGGCGGAATGAAACAGCGTTTCGGAATTGCACAATTGCTTTTAAATAACCCAAAATTAATTATTGTTGATGAACCTACAGCGGGTTTAGATCCGGCAGAAAGACATCGATTTTTAAATGTTTTACGTGAAGTTGGTACAAATACTACGGTTATTTTTTCTACTCATATTGTAGAGGATGTAAAAGAGTTGTGTAATGAAATGGCCATTTTAAATGGAGGACGAATTTTAAAACACACTACGCCACAAGAAGCAACCAAAGAAATAGAAAATACAATTTGGACCAAAATTATAGAACGAGAAGCGTTGGAAGAGAATGAGAAAAACTTTAATATTTTATCATCAAACTACAACCAAGATAATACGTTAAACATAAGAGTGCATGCTACAGAAAAACCTTCGGATGATTTTGTTGCTGCAACTCCACAGTTAGATGATGTCTATTTTATCGCTTTAAAACAAGATGAACCGCAGTTGGTTTAA
- a CDS encoding cyclic nucleotide-binding domain-containing protein, with protein MKNSIAERVYDFLKNYPPFNLLTSKKILKIASQVSIIYLEKGKAIYHQNDTNHKQFYIVRNGGISLYKNSKDQKSLIDICDGGDIFGLRPLISKENYLLNALYWF; from the coding sequence ATGAAAAACTCAATAGCAGAACGCGTTTACGATTTTTTAAAAAACTACCCACCTTTTAACCTATTAACTTCTAAGAAAATATTAAAAATAGCTTCTCAGGTATCTATCATATATTTAGAAAAAGGAAAAGCTATTTACCATCAAAACGATACAAATCACAAGCAATTTTACATTGTAAGAAATGGAGGGATTAGCTTGTACAAAAATTCTAAAGATCAAAAATCGTTAATAGACATCTGTGATGGTGGAGATATTTTTGGTTTAAGACCTTTAATAAGTAAAGAAAACTATTTGTTAAACGCCTTATATTGGTTTTGA
- a CDS encoding Gfo/Idh/MocA family protein, translated as MEKKVIKWGIIGLGNIAQKFAADLATVENAELVAVASRSQENANEFASTYNSKKAYNSYLDLAKDAEVDAVYIATPHSFHKEHAILCLQHKKAVLCEKPFAMNLQEVEEMIAASKENNVLLMEALWTYFLPHYTYVLESIKNEKFGKLLKLEADFGFSRAFDNDSRLFKKEVGGGSLLDIGIYPIFAALSTLGKPDVIEAGATFFDNGADSSCNMTFNYTDTKAVLKSTLVEDTATEAIFTCERGVIKINTMFHMPTTVTVIENGKEEIIDFNYKTIGYNFETIHFNNLLRTNQKESDLMTFDFSINLIKTLDKVRVIIGLEY; from the coding sequence ATGGAAAAGAAAGTAATTAAATGGGGAATTATAGGATTAGGTAATATTGCTCAAAAATTTGCTGCAGATTTAGCAACAGTAGAAAATGCAGAATTAGTTGCTGTAGCATCTAGAAGTCAAGAAAATGCGAATGAATTTGCTAGTACATATAACTCAAAAAAAGCCTATAACTCGTATCTAGATTTAGCAAAAGATGCTGAGGTAGATGCTGTTTATATTGCAACACCACATAGTTTTCATAAAGAACATGCCATACTTTGTTTGCAACATAAAAAAGCTGTTTTATGTGAGAAACCTTTTGCAATGAATTTGCAAGAAGTAGAAGAAATGATTGCTGCATCCAAAGAAAATAATGTGTTGTTAATGGAAGCTTTATGGACGTATTTTCTACCACATTACACGTATGTTTTAGAAAGTATTAAAAACGAAAAATTCGGAAAACTGTTAAAACTAGAAGCAGATTTTGGTTTTTCTAGAGCATTCGATAATGATAGTAGATTATTTAAAAAAGAAGTGGGTGGAGGTAGTTTGTTAGATATTGGTATTTATCCAATTTTTGCAGCTTTGTCTACTTTAGGTAAGCCAGATGTAATAGAAGCAGGTGCTACTTTTTTTGATAATGGTGCAGACTCATCTTGTAATATGACTTTTAATTATACAGATACCAAAGCTGTTTTAAAAAGTACCTTGGTAGAAGATACAGCCACAGAAGCCATTTTTACATGCGAAAGAGGTGTTATAAAAATAAATACCATGTTTCATATGCCTACAACGGTAACTGTTATAGAAAATGGTAAAGAAGAAATTATTGATTTTAACTATAAAACAATTGGTTATAATTTTGAAACAATACATTTTAATAACCTGTTAAGAACAAACCAAAAAGAAAGTGATTTAATGACTTTTGATTTCTCTATAAATTTAATTAAAACCTTAGATAAGGTTAGAGTTATTATTGGTTTAGAGTATTAA